The following nucleotide sequence is from Nocardioides eburneiflavus.
GCCGGCCTGCGTGCCTTCCTCGACGCGGTGCAGGAGCCGGGCTACCGCCAGATCGTGATCTCCGACGGCCCCTCGGTGCTCGGCCACGAGCGCTACCGCGAGCAGGAGGAGCGCTCGACGTACGCCATCGTCGACGAGATCGTGCGTGCGGTCCTGACCGACACCGAGTGGGACCTCGACGACGCCATGCTCGACACCTTCACCCGGATCTTCTTCGGCGCCATGTCGGCCGCGGGCGGGTCCGTCGCGGTCAGCGAGGACGCCGCCACCGCGGCCTTGCGGGTCGAGGCCGCGATCGGGTTCATCATGGCCGGCCTCCAGCGACTGCTGGAGGACGGCACCGAGCCGCCCGACCCCGTTCGTAGGTCCGGGGCTACTTCGCGAACGTGACGTTGCCGTTGACCGCTGGCACGAGCTCCATCCACACGTGCCCGGCCGGGACCGTGAGCTCGCCGTCCTTGGTCGACAGCTCGATCGCGCCCTTCAGGCCGTCCTTGCTCCACGTGCCGCGGATGACGCGACCGCCGTGGAAGAGCAGCGCCGCGCCCTTGCCCTCGAGCTTG
It contains:
- a CDS encoding TetR/AcrR family transcriptional regulator, which gives rise to MRTRRQRFSDSTKRALVDVAERLFTEHGYSATSLDAIVAGADVTKGALYHHFSGKQAIFEAAFERVESRATAGIAQATEGHQDPWLKAQAGLRAFLDAVQEPGYRQIVISDGPSVLGHERYREQEERSTYAIVDEIVRAVLTDTEWDLDDAMLDTFTRIFFGAMSAAGGSVAVSEDAATAALRVEAAIGFIMAGLQRLLEDGTEPPDPVRRSGATSRT